One segment of bacterium DNA contains the following:
- a CDS encoding GIDE domain-containing protein, whose translation MGNMGFFVGGGVCVLIAIIGFFILGAARRKQADIVGTETYSAAEIADTYKTSKEEMLDGSFSFPCELKGTVDAEGNLTAPLSGKRGVWYRSLVERQRQVTEFVTDSKGRRQKRVSQVWDTVSDETNAVDFYVVDASGRMKVAVRGAEIIGAHVVHDRFEPEAGLGDNRVLGYRKQEWLIPEGVNVYTLGVVTDAGGGLAMRKTGDDRFIVSLKSEQELVRELTGRVKVWRVLTPLLGVVGVLLVAAGFIIK comes from the coding sequence ATGGGTAACATGGGGTTCTTCGTCGGCGGCGGGGTGTGCGTCCTGATCGCCATCATCGGGTTCTTCATCCTGGGGGCCGCCCGGCGCAAGCAGGCGGACATCGTCGGTACCGAGACCTACTCGGCCGCCGAAATCGCCGACACGTACAAGACCTCCAAGGAGGAGATGCTCGACGGTTCCTTCTCATTCCCCTGCGAGCTCAAGGGGACGGTGGACGCGGAGGGCAACCTGACGGCGCCGCTCTCGGGCAAGCGGGGGGTGTGGTACCGGAGCCTGGTGGAACGTCAGCGCCAGGTGACCGAGTTCGTGACCGACTCCAAGGGCCGCCGCCAGAAGCGCGTCAGCCAGGTCTGGGATACCGTCTCCGACGAGACGAACGCCGTGGACTTCTACGTGGTGGACGCTTCGGGTCGGATGAAGGTCGCGGTGCGGGGGGCCGAGATAATCGGCGCCCACGTCGTCCACGACCGCTTCGAGCCCGAGGCCGGTCTCGGCGACAACCGCGTCCTCGGCTACCGCAAGCAGGAATGGCTGATTCCCGAAGGGGTGAACGTCTACACCCTGGGGGTGGTGACCGACGCCGGGGGCGGGCTGGCCATGCGCAAGACCGGCGACGACCGCTTCATCGTCAGCCTCAAGAGCGAGCAGGAGCTGGTCCGGGAGCTGACCGGCCGGGTGAAGGTCTGGCGCGTCCTGACGCCGCTGTTGGGCGTCGTCGGGGTGCTCCTGGTGGCGGCCGGTTTCATCATCAAGTAG
- a CDS encoding ROK family protein: MGERLIYAVDLGGTNLRAGLVDPSGRVVAGRKTPPRGDRRPAVFLKTLAELLEELVAESGGKPDALVLAVPGPMDAGRGWISSPVNVPDLGEAPLAEMAYEALGLPVTLVNDATAFALGEYWRGAARGHPWCLGVTLGTGVGGGAVLDGRPLLGVKGNALEIGHLTVEPGGRPCNCGRRGCLEAYASASAVRRRAMELAKEGRLPDLLAAAGGDTVNINSRLITEHARGGDRVCAGLLEEAGLYLGRGLALAQALLDVDLAVVGGGLAGAGELILGPARESLDRHRFRTPTGLDVVTGELGGDAGLIGASALALNLF; this comes from the coding sequence GTGGGCGAGCGGTTGATCTACGCGGTGGACCTCGGCGGGACCAACCTCCGGGCGGGTCTGGTGGACCCCTCGGGGCGCGTCGTCGCCGGAAGGAAGACCCCGCCGCGTGGGGACCGGCGTCCCGCCGTGTTCTTGAAAACCCTGGCGGAGCTCCTGGAAGAGCTCGTCGCCGAATCGGGCGGAAAGCCGGACGCCCTGGTCCTGGCGGTGCCCGGGCCCATGGACGCGGGGCGCGGGTGGATCTCTTCCCCGGTCAACGTCCCGGACCTGGGCGAGGCGCCGCTGGCGGAGATGGCCTACGAAGCGCTGGGGCTCCCGGTCACCCTGGTCAACGACGCCACGGCTTTCGCCCTGGGCGAATACTGGCGCGGGGCGGCGCGGGGGCACCCCTGGTGCCTGGGAGTCACCCTGGGCACGGGGGTCGGCGGCGGGGCGGTTCTCGACGGCAGGCCCCTTTTAGGCGTGAAGGGGAACGCTCTGGAAATCGGCCACCTGACCGTGGAGCCGGGCGGCCGGCCCTGCAACTGCGGGCGCCGGGGATGCCTCGAAGCCTACGCCTCGGCCTCGGCGGTGCGCCGACGGGCCATGGAACTGGCGAAAGAGGGGAGGCTCCCCGACCTCCTCGCGGCGGCGGGGGGCGACACGGTCAATATAAATTCCCGGCTCATCACGGAGCACGCCCGCGGGGGCGACAGGGTCTGCGCCGGTCTCCTGGAGGAGGCGGGGCTGTACCTGGGCCGCGGGCTCGCCCTGGCGCAGGCCCTCCTGGACGTGGACCTGGCGGTGGTGGGCGGCGGTCTGGCCGGAGCCGGGGAGCTCATCCTCGGTCCCGCCCGGGAGTCCCTCGACCGGCACCGCTTCCGCACCCCCACCGGATTGGACGTGGTCACGGGCGAGCTGGGGGGCGACGCGGGGCTCATCGGAGCCTCGGCCCTCGCCCTCAACCTCTTTTGA